The proteins below are encoded in one region of Rhinolophus sinicus isolate RSC01 linkage group LG07, ASM3656204v1, whole genome shotgun sequence:
- the POU4F2 gene encoding POU domain, class 4, transcription factor 2: MMMMSLNSKQAFSMPHGGSLHVEPKYSALHSASPGSSAPAAPSSSSPSSSSNAGGGGGSGGGGGGRSSSSSSSGGSGGSGGGSEAMRRACLPTPPSNIFGGLDESLLARAEALAAVDIVSQSKSHHHHPPHHSPFKPDATYHTMNTIPCTSAASSSSVPISHPSALAGTHHHHHHHHHHHHQPHQGLEGELLEHLSPGLALGAMAGPDGAVVSTPAHAPHMATMNPMHQAALSMAHAHGLPSHMGCMSDVDADPRDLEAFAERFKQRRIKLGVTQADVGSALANLKIPGVGSLSQSTICRFESLTLSHNNMIALKPILQAWLEEAEKSHREKLTKPELFNGAEKKRKRTSIAAPEKRSLEAYFAIQPRPSSEKIAAIAEKLDLKKNVVRVWFCNQRQKQKRMKYSAGI; this comes from the exons atgatgatgatgtccCTGAACAGCAAGCAGGCGTTCAGCATGCCGCACGGCGGCAGCCTGCACGTGGAGCCCAAGTACTCGGCGTTGCACAGCGCCTCGCCCGGCTCCTCCGCGCCCGCGGCGCCCTCCTCCAGCTCTCCGAGCAGCTCGAGTAACGCTGGCGGCGGTGGCGGCAGTGGTGGGGGCGGTGGAGGCCGGAGCAGCAGCTCCAGTagcagcggcggcagcggcggcagcggcggggGCTCGGAGGCGATGCGGAGAGCGTGTCTTCCAACCCCACCG AGCAATATATTCGGCGGGCTGGATGAGAGTCTGCTGGCCCGCGCCGAGGCTCTGGCGGCCGTGGACATCGTCTCCCAGAGCAagagccaccaccaccacccgccCCACCACAGCCCCTTCAAGCCGGACGCCACCTACCACACCATGAACACCATCCCGTGCACATCGGCTGCCTCCTCTTCCTCGGTGCCCATCTCTCATCCGTCTGCGCTGGCGGGCacgcaccaccaccaccatcaccaccaccaccatcaccatcagccGCATCAGGGGCTTGAGGGCGAGCTGCTGGAGCACTTGAGTCCCGGGCTGGCCCTGGGTGCCATGGCCGGCCCCGACGGCGCGGTGGTCTCCACGCCAGCTCACGCGCCGCACATGGCTACCATGAACCCCATGCACCAAGCAGCGCTCAGCATGGCCCACGCGCACGGGCTGCCCTCACACATGGGGTGCATGAGCGACGTGGACGCCGACCCCCGGGACCTGGAGGCATTCGCCGAGCGCTTCAAGCAGCGACGCATCAAGCTGGGGGTGACCCAGGCCGATGTGGGCTCCGCGCTGGCCAACCTCAAGATCCCCGGCGTGGGCTCGCTTAGCCAGAGCACCATCTGCAGGTTCGAGTCCCTCACGTTGTCGCACAACAACATGATCGCGCTCAAACCCATCTTGCAAGCATGGCTCGAGGAGGCCGAGAAGTCCCACCGAGAGAAGCTCACCAAGCCGGAGCTCTTCAACGGCGCGGAGAAGAAGCGCAAGCGCACGTCCATCGCCGCGCCCGAGAAGCGCTCTCTTGAAGCCTACTTCGCTATCCAGCCGCGGCCCTCCTCCGAGAAGATCGCCGCCATCGCAGAGAAGCTGGACCTTAAGAAAAACGTGGTGCGCGTCTGGTTCTGCAACCAGaggcagaaacagaaaagaatgaaatattccGCTGGCATTTAG